In one window of Oryza sativa Japonica Group chromosome 9, ASM3414082v1 DNA:
- the LOC107278953 gene encoding auxin-responsive protein SAUR36-like: MISAKRLVQLAKKWQRIAALGRKRIMAKAQETEECSTSVAVKGHCVMYTADGRRFEVPLTYLGTAVFSELLRMSQEEFGFTSDGRIVLPFDAERWSMPCACSREIPQSRW; the protein is encoded by the coding sequence ATGATCAGCGCCAAGAGATTGGTTCAATTGGCAAAGAAGTGGCAAAGGATAGCTGCCCTTGGAAGGAAGAGGATCATGGCAAAGGCCCAAGAAACTGAAGAATGCTCCACTTCTGTAGCAGTCAAGGGCCACTGCGTCATGTACACAGCTGATGGGAGGCGGTTCGAGGTCCCGTTGACGTACCTTGGCACCGCGGTCTTCAGTGAACTCCTGAGGATGTCCCAGGAGGAGTTCGGTTTCACAAGCGACGGCAGAATCGTGTTGCCTTTTGATGCTGAGAGATGGAGTATGCCATGTGCTTGCTCAAGAGAAATCCCTCAGTCGAGGTGGTGA